Part of the Flavobacterium sp. MDT1-60 genome, TGTTTTGCTTTATGATAAAACGATTGCTTCGATCTTGCAAAATGATTTCACTTCAGATTTTTCAAAACATAAATTCAATAAAAGTTATGATGATTTATTCCAATTGTATGATACGCTGAAAAACAAACAAAATGAACAGGTTTCAAAAGATATTATTTACCGTTCGATTTTAAATAATATTGAAACCGGAATCATCATTTTGCAAAAACAAGATTTAGAGTGGAATGTTTTTTTAATGAACGAATATTTCTCAAACCAGTTTAATGTTCCGAAAGTCTCAAAATGGAAATACCTGAAAAATCAGTTGCCATCGTTATGTGAAATCATTGAAGAAGATGATTTTCAGGAAATAAAAACTTCAGTAGAAATCAGCATTAACGATCAAAATAAGCAAACCTTTGTTTTGCAGGCATCGAGAACAGAAATATTTGAGAAAGATTATTTTATTGTTTTGTTAGATTCAATTCAGAATGTAGTTGAGAAAAAAGAGAAAGATGCCTGGGTGAATCTGATGAAAGTGATTTCGCATGAACTTTTAAATTCGATTACGCCAATTCGGTCTATTTGCCAGAATCTACAGGATTTGGTGGAGCAGGATTCGTTGTCGGCTGAAGATTTGGAAGATGTTAAAAACAGTGTCGAAACGATGTTGAGACGAAGTGATCATTTACAGAAATTTGTTGAGGGTTATCGAAAATTAGCCATGTTGCCTTCTC contains:
- a CDS encoding PAS domain-containing sensor histidine kinase; this translates as MFKTFQTYKLLFLRLILIVAMIEISIYFFKKELLFTGVFGLFIVFLLVREMYFYVRNFVLLYDKTIASILQNDFTSDFSKHKFNKSYDDLFQLYDTLKNKQNEQVSKDIIYRSILNNIETGIIILQKQDLEWNVFLMNEYFSNQFNVPKVSKWKYLKNQLPSLCEIIEEDDFQEIKTSVEISINDQNKQTFVLQASRTEIFEKDYFIVLLDSIQNVVEKKEKDAWVNLMKVISHELLNSITPIRSICQNLQDLVEQDSLSAEDLEDVKNSVETMLRRSDHLQKFVEGYRKLAMLPSPKKEKIELHQLIDNGIQVMNPLFKEKGIEVVNEISFKRWINVDAQQIEQVFINLLTNCIHALKDVKSKQIFISAEAKDNRTFIRIADNGNGVEKEIEDKIFLPFFTTRNEGAGIGLTLSKNIIEAHGGYISYKSEVGNTVFEICLVEN